The window AAGAGGTCGTGGACCGCCAGCCCGAAAGAGTGGGCGAGTGTGCCGAGATCACTGTCGAGGAGTGCGGACCGCTGCGGGCGACGCTTCGCGTGGTGCGTCGTTACGGAGCCTCGGAAATCGTTCAGCGTATTTCACTTACAGGCGGTGCTGTGGACGACCGTATCGACGTATGCACGGAGGTTGACTGGCGGTCGCCGCGTACCTTGCTCAAAGCGCAGTTCCCGATGAGTTTCGAAAGTCCGAAGGCTCGTTACGACTTGGGAATCGGCACGGTCGAGCGAGGCAATAATACACCGACACAATACGAGGTCTATGCCCAGCATTGGGCCGGAATGGGTACGCCGGACGGTTGCTATGGAGTCGCGGTGCTCAATGATTGCAAATACGGCTGGGACAAACCTTCCGACGACAACCTGCGCTTGACGTTGCTTCACACCCCGACGGCCGACGGTGAATATTTCCCGTTTCAGTCTGCGCTCGACATCGGGCATCACCGTTTCACCTACTCGATTGTGGGGCATGCGGGCGATTACGTCGTTGGGGAGATTGTCCGCAAGGGCGAGCAGCTCAACCAGCGGTTGCTGACCTTCTCCGCACCCCGGCATGCCGGGGTGCTGGGGCGCAGCTACGGTTTTGTCGGATCGTCTGATGACAGAGTGGCGGTCAAAGCCGTGAAGAAGGCCGAGGACGGCGATGGATATATCGTCCGCGTCTATGAGACCGCGGGCGCTGCGCGGCAGGCCCGGCTGAAATTTCCTTCGGAGATAGTTTCCGCCGAGGAGGTGAACGGGATCGAAGAGCCCGTAGGTCCTGCGCTCTTTACCGGGCGAGAACTGTTGGTTTCGGTCGGTCGTTACGCTCCGAAAACCTATCGTGTGCGGCTGGCGGAGCCAGCCGTCCGGGTTCCGGAATACGGGCAGAAACAGGTGGCACTGCCGTTTAATGCGACGGTGATCTCGTCCGACGCTTTTTGTGCGCTGGCGAATATGGATTCGCTGTGGAACTCCTATTCCGGAGAATTGCTGACCCGGCGGGTCGTAGCGGACGGGATCGGTTTCCGTATCGGTGAACCCGATTTCGGGAACGCTGTTCGTTGTAGCGGACAGATGATCGCCCTGCCTGCGGGCGGTTACGACAAACTCTACCTGTTGGTAGCCTCTTCCGAGGGCGACCGCGATGCGGTCGTGGAGGTCGATGGCGTGAAACATGCTATCCGGGTGCCTTATTATTCCGGATATTATGGACAATGGGGCTGGGCCGATTACGGCACTTCTTACGTGCGTGAAGGGCGTCTGGCTCATGTTGGAACCCATCGCCACAATCCAGCCGACCGCAATGAAGCCTACGTGTTCACCTATCTTTACAAGGTGTGCCTCGAAATACCTCGCGGAGCCCGGGAACTGCGTCTGCCCGACGACCGGCAAATCGTGCTTTTCGCTGCGACGCTTTCCGACGATCCTTGTTCCGAGGTGCACTACCTGACCGAACCGCGGGAATTACCTTAACAATACCGAACCGATAATAAACTGATAAACCGATGAAAATTCAGAATTATGTAAACCGGGCGCTGTTATTCAACGCTGCAATGATCTCCGTGGCAGGAAGTGCTTCCGCCGCCGGGGCGCAGGGAGCCTCCGAGGATTCCGGTCGTGCGGCGGCCGCTCCGCAGCGACCCAATGTAATCTTCTTCCTGGTGGACGACCTCGGCTGGAGCGACATCGCCTCATTCGGCAGCCGCTTCTACGAAACACCCAACATCGACGCGCTGGGACGTGACGGTGTGCGCTTCACCAATGCCTATACGACCTGCCACGTCTCCTCACCGGCTCGTGCGAGCATCCTGACGGGGTGTTATCCGGCCACTATCAATATGACCGATTGGCTGCCCGGCCGTCGGGAGTTTCCTTTCCAGCAGTTACGCAACGTGGAGGTCAATCAGGATCTTCCCGCCGGAGTGCCGACCATCGCCGAGACACTGCACGATAACGGCTATCATACGGCCATCATCGGCAAGTGGCATCTGGGCGAAACGGGCTCCACACCCGAGGAGCACGGTTTCGACATGCACATTCCGCACGGTTACTTGAAGGGATGGCCCGCCCGCGGCTATATGGCTCCGTTTGGTATGAACGGCTTCGACGGTGAAAAGGGTGAATATCTCACCGATCGTCTTACGGACGAGGCGCTTCGTTATATCGAGAAGAACAGGAACGAGCCGTTTTTTCTTTTCATGTCTCATTTCGCCGTACACGATCCGATTCAGGGCCGGGCGGACCTGGTGGAGAAATATCGGAAGAAACTGCGCTCGATGCCGCCGTCGGAGCTGCCGCCCTTTATTCTGGAAGGAAACCCCGATGATCCCGATCCTGCTTCGGCTGAAGAGCTGCTGCGCTGTCTGGACGATCCGGCTTATGCTCCTCACAAGGCTTTGCCGCACCGCCGGGTGAAGATCAAGCAGATTCAGGACAATGTGGAGTTTGCGGCGATGGTCGAGAGCATGGACGAAAGTATGGGGCGTATTGTCGCCAAACTCAAAGAACTGGGGCTCTATGAAAATACGGTGATCGTCTTTTTCGCCGACAACGGCGGCATGTCGGCCGCCAATTACGGCGGTCCCAACCGCGTCATCCTGCCCGAGCAGCTCGATATGGCCTATTCCAGTTCGATGCTTCCACTGCGCGGTGGCAAGGGGTGGATGTATGAGGGCGGTCTGCGCGTGCCGATGGTTGTGAAGGCTCCCGGATCGAAGTCCGGCGATTGCGACGAACCGGTGGTCAGCGTCGATTTCTATCCGACGCTTCTCAGCCTGACGGGAACGCCGCTTCCCCGCGGCAACAGAGCCGAGGGTGTGGATATCTCGCCGCTGCTCCGGAAGAAAAAGATGAAGGACCGTCCCATTTTCTGGCATTTCCCACATTACAGCAATCACGGTTTGCAGAGTCCCGGCGGCGCGGTCCGTTACGGGGACTACAAACTGATCGAATATTATGAGAACGGCACCGTGCAACTCTACGACCTGTCGAAGGACATCAGCGAGAAGCACGACCTCGCCGCTCGGATGCCCGAAAAGGTTGAAGAGCTGAAACGTATGCTCCATGAGTGGCGCGAATCGGTCGGGGCACGTATGATGCCCGAAAACCCGAATTTTGATGCCCGCATTGCAGCCAAACGCGAAGCCGAAGTCTGTCCCGACCGCTGGTGGCCGATGTTTACGCAGTACGACGGCGGCCTGTTCGGCGAACGGGTGGACCTGTGGCGTAACCATCGTTTGTGGTATGTAGCCGGAGAGGATTTCATCCTCAAAGGTTTCGAGTCGCGTCCCGGCAAACATCCGTGGCAGGGTGAACATGTCGGCAAGTGGCTCCATGCGGCGACTCTTGCATATCATCATACCGGTGACAAAAAGCTTAAAGCGGCGTTGGACAGCGTCGTGGAGCGTCTGATCGCCACACAGCTGCCGGACGGTTACATGGGAACCTATGATGCCGCTTCGACCTTCATGGCCAAACCCGGCGACGGAACGAAGTACATGTGGGATGTCTGGACGCACCGCTATAATCTTTATGGACTGCTGACCTACGAATCGTTCTTCCCCGATGAGCGGGTGCTGGATGCCTGTCGCCGGATGGGCGACCTGCTGATTGCTACGTTCGGAGAAGGAAGAAACGATCTGACCAAAAACGGCACACGGGCCGGTATGTCTTCCACGACGCTGCTCGAATCCATTGTGATGCTTTACGAGCGGACAGGGGAACGGCGCTACCTTGATTTTGCCGAACATATCGTCTCCGTGAGCGAAGCCAATGCGGACCTGCATCTGCTGGGCGAGATGCTCACGCCCGGGGCCGATGTGGTGAAACCGGGCGATGGCAAAGCCTACCAATTGCTGTCGAATCTGCTGGGATATTTCCGGTTGTATCAGGTGACGGGCGATGCTCGGTATCTCAAAGCCGTGCAGGCGGCGTGGGGGAGCGTGCGCAAACACCATCTGCTTACGACGGGCGGTGTATGGAGCCGGGCTGCGGAGTATAACGGCAATAAGGAGTGTTTCGCTTATGAGACGGCATTCGACCCCCGGCAGATCGTGGTGGAAAATTGTAGTAATGCGACCTGGATTCAGCTCTGCTTGCAGCTTTTCGACCTGACAGGTATGAGCAAGTTCATGGACGAAGCCGAAAGGTGTACTTTCAATGATCTGTTCGGACACCAGCATACGGACGGCGTGGACGGTTGTTACTATACCGCGCCCAACCAAAGCCGTCCGCCTTATGTGAATAAGATTCACTGCTGTAATTCGAGTGCCCCGCGGGCGATGGAGCTTATGGCGGACCATATTGCAGGCGAGATTGATAATTGTTTGTCCCTCAATATGCTGACTCCGGCCGTTGTGACGGTCAATACCAAATTCGGCGGCGGGCAGTTGATCATTTCCGGCAATTATCCGTTGGGCGACGAGGTAAACGTTGCGGTGAATATTGCTCGCCAGCCCCATATATACAAGGAGTACGCCATTGAGTTCCGGGTGCCGGTCAACACGCAGCTGAAACGCGTGGAGGTAAACGGTGCAGAGGTGAAATGTACCACCAACAAGCGGGGTTATGTCACGGTCAAGAGAACGTGGAAACCGGGCGACCGGATGCGCATCGTGCTCGATTACCGGCTTCGGGCCGATATTCAAACGGGTGTTGACGGAAAGAAATGGGTTGCGTTCAGCTACGGCCCGCTGGCGTTGGCGCAGCGGATTACTGCTGATGAAAATCCCGAACCTTTCGCCGGCATGGCGTTGGATACGCCCGAAGCGCGCAAAGCTCTGCTTGCCCGATTTGAAAAGAGGATATCGGACGGGGTTCCGCATTTCACGGTCGGGAATACCGGGGTTGTATTGATGCCTTATAGTTATGCCGGCAGCAAGGAGTCGGGGCCCCGAACCTACTTTGCCTTGTAATGATAACTGATAGTACGAGGGACCGAAATAATCCGGTCCCTCGTACTATCAGTTTTTAAGAGGTTTGAACCTGATTCTGAAATGTTAAGTAAAATGTTGTCATGAAATCGGTAATCAAAATTCTGTTTCTGTGTCTGGCGGTGTTGGAGATGTCGTGTGCGGTACAAAAGCCTGTCCGAATTGTTCTTATGCCTGATACGCAAAATTATGCGGAAACCCATCCTGACATTTTCAATTCTCAGACGGAATGGATTGCGGCCCAGTGCGACAGCATCGCTTTCGTGCTTCAACAGGGCGATATTACGAACCGTAATGCTGAAAGCCAATGGAAGGTGGCGGTTGAGGCAATGAGCCGCCTCGACGGTAAAGTGCCTTATGTCATGGCTGTCGGGAATCACGATCTGGGATTGAAAGGACGTACGAGGAATCGGGATTCTGAACTTTTCAACCGTTATTTTCCTTATGACAAATATGCCCGGACCCAAAATTTCGGAGGGGCTTTCGAATTTGGGAAAATGGAGAACGTATGGTATACGTTTCGGACGGGAGGTGTGAAGTGGCTCGTATTGTCACTCGAATTTGGCCCTCGAGACAGCGTATTGGCATGGGCCGGAGCCGTCATTGACGCACACTCTCGGCATAAAGTCATTATTAACACACATGCTTACCTCTATTCGGACGATACTCGCATGGGGCCTGGGGACAAATGGCTGCCGGAGAGTTATGGTATTGGAAAAGACAAATCCTCGGGTTCGGTCAATAACGGTGAGCAGATGTGGGACAAGTTGATAGGTCTGTATTCGAACATCGTTTTTGTGTTCAGCGGCCATGTGCTGAACGATGGGACCGGATGTCTGATAAGTGAGGGCGTACATGGAAACCGAGTTTGTCAGATGATGGCTAATTATCAGGCCGGGACCGTTGGTTCGGTGAATGGAGGTAACGGTTTTCTGCGTATTTTGGGCATAGATGCGAAAAACGGGAGGGTGGTGGTGAGGAGTTATTCGCCCTATACGGATACTTTCCGGACGGAGCCGGATCGTCGATTCGTCATAGAAGGGCTTGACTATAAGCGGTAGTTTTTGGATTGGATTGGAATTGAAAACGGATGTTTTTGTAAATATCCAGCGATTGACATTTCGAGCCTTCCCAGAGATAGGGTCTGACTCAAGTGTTTTGTAATTAAGGCTATATCTCTATTTCTGCGTTCGATACATATATTCCGTCGGGGTCATATTGTAAACGCTTTTGAAGCATTTTGCAAAATAAGCGGGGGACGAGAATCCTACTGTATATGCGACTTCGCTTACATTGCGCCGTTGATCTGTTAACAGTTGAACAGCCTTCTGCAACCGGAAATTGCGCAGTAAATCCGACGGGGACATTCCGAAAATACTTGTGATTTTCCGATAAAGCAATATTCTCGACATGCCTAACATATCGCTCATCAGTTCGATTTTGAAATTGCTGTCGCTATGCTGCGCCTCGATCAGATTGAAGAGCTTATCCCGGAACACATCGTCCACGCAAGGGAGGTTTGCGGCTTCGTGCCTCGTCAGACGGCCGAATTTTTGGGCGAACGTATCGGCAAGGCGCCTCCGCTCTTCGATGATCCGGATAATTTTCAGACGGACATACTGCATATTGAACGGCTTGTGAATATATTCATCGGCTCCTTCTGCAATTCCGTAAATCCGTTGGTTGTCATCCGAAAGAGCCGTAAGCAGCACGATCGGAATATGACAGGTCGCTATATTCGATTTTATGTTGCTGCACAACTGGAATCCGTTGAGCGCGGGCATCAGCACATCGCTCAGAATCAGCGACACTTCATTATCCATCACGGCTTTGACGGCATCGTAACCGTTATTGACGGCAATAACGCGGAAGTTCGTTGAAAGTTCGTCCTTAAGATAGGCGAGTATCTCGGGATCATCTTCGGCAATGACGATCGTTTCGTCGTATTTCTTGGCTAATAGCGCATCGACCTTATTGTCGTCGATCACCTCGTCCGCAAGATAATTCGTCGGAAGAGTTTCGTCGAAAGCGGCATTTTCTCCGAAGTGCGATTTTCCCTTGAACAATTCGACCCGGAAAACGGTATAGGCCCCCGGAAGACTGTCCGCCGTTATGTGTCCATGATGCAGCTCGACATATTCCCGAGTCAGGTGCAATCCGATCCCCGTACTGTAATTCGACGTGTTTTTGAGCGCATAAAAACGATCGAAAATCCGGGGAAGGCTCTCTTTGTCTATACCTTTCCCGTTATCCTCGACTTCGATCAGCACACTCGGACCGTTGTCTGTCACCGACACCAGGATCGTACCGTATTTGGGCGAATATTTGAAAGCATTGGAAAGCAGGTTGAGCAACACCTGTTCGATTTTATCGGTATCGATCCACAACTGCTGATGCGGCGTGTCCGTACGGAATTTATAGACGATCTTTTCCGTTTCGGCATAAGTCTCGAAATAACTGAGTATCTCTTGCGTAAACTGCACGATATCCACTTGTTTCAGCGTAAGCATCATTTTATTATTTTCGATCTTTCGGAAATCGAGAATCTGATTCACGACATTCAGCAGGTGGCGCGCGTTACGCTGAATCGTCCAGATATTACGTTGAATTTCGGGGTCCTTTTCCCGTTTGACGATGCTGTCGAGCGGATTGAGGATCAACGTCAGCGGAGTGCGGATTTCGTGGGTAATGTTCGTAAAGAACTGTAATTTGTGAGCCGTTACATTCTCTATCTGGGCATGTTTGTCCATCAACTCACGGGTGGCAATTTCGATTTCTGTGTTTTTTGCGGTCAGAATTTCGTTGCGGCGTCGGAGACGCAGATTCAATCGGATGGCATAGATACCCATTCCTCCCGCAATAAGGGCGATAATTATGACGGCCCACAATGAATATTTCAGATTGTCAACGCTCCGGTCATATTGTTCAAGGACCGTTTTCTGTTTGTTGATCTGTTCCTGATAACTGACTATCTGTTCCTGCTGCGCCTTGAGCGTGTAGGCATTGTGAGAATCGACGAGTGCCGATTGCAGTTGGTAGCTCTTCTCTACCCGTTTGCCAAGAAGGATACGCCGGGCGATCGCCATGACCTTGTCT of the Alistipes senegalensis JC50 genome contains:
- a CDS encoding sulfatase-like hydrolase/transferase — translated: MKIQNYVNRALLFNAAMISVAGSASAAGAQGASEDSGRAAAAPQRPNVIFFLVDDLGWSDIASFGSRFYETPNIDALGRDGVRFTNAYTTCHVSSPARASILTGCYPATINMTDWLPGRREFPFQQLRNVEVNQDLPAGVPTIAETLHDNGYHTAIIGKWHLGETGSTPEEHGFDMHIPHGYLKGWPARGYMAPFGMNGFDGEKGEYLTDRLTDEALRYIEKNRNEPFFLFMSHFAVHDPIQGRADLVEKYRKKLRSMPPSELPPFILEGNPDDPDPASAEELLRCLDDPAYAPHKALPHRRVKIKQIQDNVEFAAMVESMDESMGRIVAKLKELGLYENTVIVFFADNGGMSAANYGGPNRVILPEQLDMAYSSSMLPLRGGKGWMYEGGLRVPMVVKAPGSKSGDCDEPVVSVDFYPTLLSLTGTPLPRGNRAEGVDISPLLRKKKMKDRPIFWHFPHYSNHGLQSPGGAVRYGDYKLIEYYENGTVQLYDLSKDISEKHDLAARMPEKVEELKRMLHEWRESVGARMMPENPNFDARIAAKREAEVCPDRWWPMFTQYDGGLFGERVDLWRNHRLWYVAGEDFILKGFESRPGKHPWQGEHVGKWLHAATLAYHHTGDKKLKAALDSVVERLIATQLPDGYMGTYDAASTFMAKPGDGTKYMWDVWTHRYNLYGLLTYESFFPDERVLDACRRMGDLLIATFGEGRNDLTKNGTRAGMSSTTLLESIVMLYERTGERRYLDFAEHIVSVSEANADLHLLGEMLTPGADVVKPGDGKAYQLLSNLLGYFRLYQVTGDARYLKAVQAAWGSVRKHHLLTTGGVWSRAAEYNGNKECFAYETAFDPRQIVVENCSNATWIQLCLQLFDLTGMSKFMDEAERCTFNDLFGHQHTDGVDGCYYTAPNQSRPPYVNKIHCCNSSAPRAMELMADHIAGEIDNCLSLNMLTPAVVTVNTKFGGGQLIISGNYPLGDEVNVAVNIARQPHIYKEYAIEFRVPVNTQLKRVEVNGAEVKCTTNKRGYVTVKRTWKPGDRMRIVLDYRLRADIQTGVDGKKWVAFSYGPLALAQRITADENPEPFAGMALDTPEARKALLARFEKRISDGVPHFTVGNTGVVLMPYSYAGSKESGPRTYFAL
- a CDS encoding metallophosphoesterase, whose protein sequence is MKSVIKILFLCLAVLEMSCAVQKPVRIVLMPDTQNYAETHPDIFNSQTEWIAAQCDSIAFVLQQGDITNRNAESQWKVAVEAMSRLDGKVPYVMAVGNHDLGLKGRTRNRDSELFNRYFPYDKYARTQNFGGAFEFGKMENVWYTFRTGGVKWLVLSLEFGPRDSVLAWAGAVIDAHSRHKVIINTHAYLYSDDTRMGPGDKWLPESYGIGKDKSSGSVNNGEQMWDKLIGLYSNIVFVFSGHVLNDGTGCLISEGVHGNRVCQMMANYQAGTVGSVNGGNGFLRILGIDAKNGRVVVRSYSPYTDTFRTEPDRRFVIEGLDYKR
- a CDS encoding substrate-binding domain-containing protein translates to MMTNGCRRESISEPKRHYVIGFSQCTNDLWRQIMMIQMQAEAAKYPELSIVVSNAHNNTQLQIDQIREFIEAKVDLLIISPNESEPVTPIAVEAFDMGIPTIIWDRKIHSDHYTTCISADNYDIGRDVGRYINTILSEGSTILEITGLMSSSPAVERHKGFLAEASESYSVHTIPGDWKPDVAKERVAAIGHYDDIDLVFAHNDDMALAAYDAINEADSLSAQRIKFIGIDALVGVDAVLDGRLQASFLYPTGGDKVMAIARRILLGKRVEKSYQLQSALVDSHNAYTLKAQQEQIVSYQEQINKQKTVLEQYDRSVDNLKYSLWAVIIIALIAGGMGIYAIRLNLRLRRRNEILTAKNTEIEIATRELMDKHAQIENVTAHKLQFFTNITHEIRTPLTLILNPLDSIVKREKDPEIQRNIWTIQRNARHLLNVVNQILDFRKIENNKMMLTLKQVDIVQFTQEILSYFETYAETEKIVYKFRTDTPHQQLWIDTDKIEQVLLNLLSNAFKYSPKYGTILVSVTDNGPSVLIEVEDNGKGIDKESLPRIFDRFYALKNTSNYSTGIGLHLTREYVELHHGHITADSLPGAYTVFRVELFKGKSHFGENAAFDETLPTNYLADEVIDDNKVDALLAKKYDETIVIAEDDPEILAYLKDELSTNFRVIAVNNGYDAVKAVMDNEVSLILSDVLMPALNGFQLCSNIKSNIATCHIPIVLLTALSDDNQRIYGIAEGADEYIHKPFNMQYVRLKIIRIIEERRRLADTFAQKFGRLTRHEAANLPCVDDVFRDKLFNLIEAQHSDSNFKIELMSDMLGMSRILLYRKITSIFGMSPSDLLRNFRLQKAVQLLTDQRRNVSEVAYTVGFSSPAYFAKCFKSVYNMTPTEYMYRTQK